A segment of the Micromonospora sediminicola genome:
AGCCGGTGGTCGAGGCGATCGGCAAGGCCGTCGCCGCCGAGCTGCGCGACCTCAACCGCTACCCGGACCGGGACGCCGTGGCGCTGCGCGCCGACCTGGCCGCCTACCTGGGGCACGGGCTCACCGCCGACCACGTCTGGGCGGCCAACGGCTCCAACGAGATCCAGCAGCAGCTGTTGCAGGCGTTCGGCGGACCCGGGCGCACGGCGCTCGGGTTCACCCCGGCCTACTCGATGCACCCGCTGCTGGCCCTCGGCACCGGCACCCGGTGGGTCCCGGGGGCCCGGGGCGCCGACTTCGGTCTCACCGCCGCCGACGCGGTGGCCCAGGTGCGCCGGCACCGGCCCGACGTGGTCTTCCTCTGCTCGCCGAACAACCCGACCGGCACCGCGCTCGACCCGTCGGTGGTCGCCGCCGTGCTGGACGAGGCGCCCGGCATGGTGGTCGTGGACGAGGCGTACGCCGAGTTCGCCCGCCCCGGCACGGTCAGCGCGCTCGCGGTGCTGCCCGGCCACCCGCGGCTGGTGGTCACCCGCACCATGAGCAAGGCGTTCGGCTTCGCCGGTGGCCGGCTCGGCTACCTGGCGGCCGACCCGGCGGTGGTGGAGGCGGTGCAGCTGGTCCGGTTGCCCTACCACCTCTCCGCGCTCACCCAGGCCGCCGCGCGGGCGGCGCTGGCCCACCGGGACGCGCTGCTCGGCACCGTCGCCGCGATCAAGGAGCAGCGCGACCGGATCGTCGCCGCGCTGCGCGCCCGGGGCCACCGCGTCGCCGACAGCGACGCCAACTTCGTGCTCTTCGCCGTCGACGGCGACCAGGGCGCCGCCTGGCGTACCCTGCTCGACGCCGGCGTGCTGGTCCGCGACGTCGGCCTGCCCGGCTGGCTGCGGGTCACCGCCGGGACGCCGGCCGAGACCGACGCCTTCCTCACCGCAACGGAGAAGCTGTCATGAGCCGCACCGCCCGGATCGAGCGGGTCACCAACGAGACCAAGGTACTGATCGAGATCGACCTCGACGGCACCGGCGAGGCCGACATCTCCACCGGCGTCGGCTTCTACGACCACATGCTGAATCAGATCGCCCGGCACGGCGGCTTCGACCTGACCGTGCACACCGTGGGCGACCTGGAGATCGACGCGCACCACACGATGGAGGACACCGCGCTCGCGCTGGGCGCGGCGTTCGACCGGGCGCTGGGCGACAAGGCGGGCATCCGCCGGTACGGCTCGGCCACCGTGCCGATGGACGAGGTGCTGGTCCGGGCCGCGGTCGACCTGTCCGGCCGGCCGTACGTGGTGCACGACGAGCCGGCGCTCGCCCCGTACATCGGGCCGGTCTACCCGACCAGCATGACCCGGCACATCTGGGAGTCGTTCGGTCAGGCGGCCCGGATCACGCTGCACGTGGACGTGCTGCGGGCGGCCCGTCCCGGTGGCCACCCGGACGCGCACCACGTGGTCGAGGCCCAGTTCAAGGCGGTCTCCCGCGCGCTGCGCGAGGCCACCGCGCTCGACCCGCGCAACGCGGGCGTGGTGCCGAGCACGAAGGGCGCGCTCTGATGCGGGTGTGGCCGACGCTGCTGCTGATCCTGGCCGGGGTGCTGGTCGGCGGGACCTGGTCGCTCTACAAGCAGGGCGCCAACCGGGCCGCCGTCGTGGTCACCGGCCTGCTGGCCGCGCTGGCCACCGCCGGCGGGCTGCTCTGGCTGCTGCCGGGGGAGGGCTGATGGCGCGGGTGGTGGTGCTCGACTACGGCTCGGGCAACCTGCGCTCGGCCGAGCGCGCGCTGGAGCGGGCCGGCGCCGACGTGACGGTCACCGCCGACCTGGCCGCCGCCGCGTCCGCCGACGGCCTGGTGGTGCCGGGCGTGGGCGCGTTCGCCGCGTGCATGGCCGGGATCGAGGAGCTGGGCGCCGGTCCGGTCATCGCCGACCGGGTCGCCGCCGGCCGGCCGGTGCTCGGCATCTGCGTCGGCATGCAGGTGCTCTTCGGGCACGGCGAGGAACACGGCGTGGTCACCAAAGGGCTCGGGCTGCTGCCGGGCGGCGTGACCCGGCTGCCCGCGCCCCGGCTGCCGCACATGGGCTGGAACACGGTGGCGGCCCCGGACGGCTCGGTGCTCTTCGCCGGGCTCCCGGCCGACGCCCGGTTCTACTTCGTCCACTCCTACGGCGTCACCGACCCGGCCGCGTTGGCCGCCGCCGGTGCCACCGTGACCACCGCCCACCACGGTGCGGACTTCGTCGCGGCGGTGGAGCGGGGCCCGCTGTCGGCCGCCCAGTTCCACCCGGAGAAGTCCGCCGACACGGGGGCCGCGTTGCTGCGCAACTGGCTCGGCACGCTTGAGTAAGGAGCGGGCCCGGCGCCGGGCGGCCCGCGAGGCCGAGCAGGAGCGCGAGCGCGCCGCCCGCGCCCGCCGCACGGCCCGTCGCCAGTGGCGGCAGGCCCTCGTACGCCGACTGACGCCGCGCCTGCGCCGGGGGCGTACCGGTCGGCTGCGCCGGCACACCCGTCGCGAGCGGGCGGCGATCGTGCTGTTCACCGCCGTCGCGGTGGTCGGCATCTGGAGTTTCGTCGACGACCTCGCCCTGCGTCTGGCGTTGGTCGTGTTGTTGCTGCTGGTCCTGCCGGCGATCGTGGTGATCGCGCTGGACCGTCGTTGAGGATACGAGGAGAGAAGCGTTGAGCCTTGACCTGTTGCCCGCCGTGGACGTCGCCGACGGCCAGGCCGTCCGGCTCGTGCAGGGCGCCGCCGGCAGCGAGACCGCGTACGGCGATCCGCTGGAGGCGGCCCTCGCCTGGCAGTCCGACGGCGCCGAGTGGATCCACCTGGTGGACCTGGACGCGGCGTTCGGCCGTGGCTCGAACGCCGCGCTGCTCGCCGAGGTGGTCGGCAAGCTCGACGTCAAGGTGGAGCTCTCCGGCGGCATCCGTGACGACGAGTCGTTGCGGGCGGCGCTGGGCACCGGGGCGACCCGGGTCAACATCGGCACCGCCGCGTTGGAGGACCCGCAATGGTGCGACCGGATCTGCGGCGAGTACGGCGACCGGGTGGCGATCGGGTTGGACGTGCGCGGCCGTACCCTGTCGGCGCGTGGCTGGACCCGCGACGGCGGCGACCTCTACGAGGTGCTGGCCCGGCTGGACGCCGCCGGCGCGGCGCGGTACGTGGTCACGGACATCACCAAGGACGGCACCATGCGGGGGCCGAACCTGGACCTGCTGCGCGAGGTGTGCGCCCGCACCGACGCGCCGGTGATCGCCTCCGGTGGCGTGTCCACGCTGGACGACCTGCGGGCGCTGGCCACGTTGGAGCCGGTCGGGGTCGAGGGTGTGATCGCCGGCAAGGCGCTCTACGCCGGCGCGTTCACCGTCGCCGAGGCGCTCGCCACGCTGCGGGCCGGCGCGTGACGGCAGGCCCGGGCGAGCTGCCGGTCGACGACACGGCGGTGACCCGGCTCGGCTCGGGCGGCCCCTGGGAGGCGCTCTACGGCTACTCGCGGGTGGTCCGGGCCGGGTCCCTGGCGATCACGGCCGGCTGCACCTCGACGGTGGACGGCCGGGTGGCGCACGTGGGGGACGCGGCGGCGCAGACCGCGCAGGCGATCCGGATCGGCCTGGACGCCCTGGCCGAGGTGGGCGCCACCCCGGCCGACGTGGTGCGGACCCGGATGTACGTGACCGACCGGCTCTACGTCGACGAGGTCGGCCGGGCGCACAACGCGGTGTTCGGTCCGGTGCGTCCGGTGGCGACCATGGTGGTGGTGGCCGGGCTGATCGATCCGGAGCACCTGGTCGAGGTCGAGCTGGAGGCGTATCTCCCCGTCGGCTGAGCCGGCCCCCTCCCGGTTCCGCGGCCGGACGGGGGAGGGTCGCCTTTCCGGTGCCTTTCGAGCTGATATCGGAAACGACTCACCCACGCGGCCATGTCCGGCGGCGGGGCCCGACCCGCGGCGGCGGCGAGGGCTTAACCGCGGCGGCGGCGAGGGCTTAACCGCGGCGGCGGCGAGGGCTTAACCGCGGCGGCGAGGGCTGACCCGCGGCGGCGAGGGCTGCGGCGGCAGGCCGGGAAGAGCCGGGCCGCTCCGGATGTCCGGAGCTGCCGGCGGCGGGGCGCGGCCCGTCCGGATGCCCGGCGCGGTGCCTGAGTCGTTTCAGGTATCAGCTCGAAAGGCGGTGCCCGGCGATGGCCCGCCCCCGCCCGCGAACGGCACCGCCGACGCAATCAAGTTGTGCGCAACTTGATTGCGCGCTACTGTTCAACGCGTGACCGATGATCTGGTGCTGCGCCGGCAGGTGTGCTTCGCCCTCTACGCGGCGTCGCGCGCCCTGACCGACGTCTACCGGCCCATCCTCGACGCGCACGGACTGACCTACCCGCAGTACCTCGTGCTGCTGGTGCTCTGGGAGCGCGACGACGACGCCCCCACGGTCTCCGAGCTCGGCGCGTGGCTCCGGCTCGACTCCGGCACGCTCTCCCCGCTGCTCAAGCGGTTGGAGGCGGCCGGCCTGGTGGTGCGTACCCGCTCGGCGGCCGACGAGCGCCGGGTCGAGGTGGGCCTCACCGACCGGGGCCGGGCCCTGCGGGAGCGGATGGCGGAGGTGCCGATGCGGGTGGCGATGGCCACCGGACTCAGCGAGGCCGAGCTGATCGGCCTGCGCGACACCCTCACCCGGGTCACCGAGACGATCCACTCACAGAAGGAGCAGTGACATGCAGGTGCTCTACACCGCGTCCGCCCGGGCCACCGGCGACGGCCGCGACGGCCACGTCCGCACCTCCGACGGCACCGTCGAGTTGGACCTCGCCGTGCCGAAGGAGATGGGCGGCGCCGGCGGCGCGGCCAACCCGGAGCAGCTCTTCGCGGCCGGCTACGCCGCCTGCTTCCACTCCGCGCTGCGCATCGTCGCGCGCCAGGCCAAGGCGGACGTCACCGGCTCCGTGGTCGAGGCCGAGGTGGGCATCGGCCCGAACGGCAGCGGCGGCTACGGCCTGACCGTCACGCTGGTGGTGGACCTGCCCGCCGTCGAGCGCTCGGCCGCCGAGCGGCTGGTCGACGCGGCGCACCAGGTCTGCCCCTACTCCAACGCGACCCGCGGCAACATCGAGGTCGCCCTGACCGTCCGGGAGGCACTGTGACCGTGAACCGGGAGATCCACCTGGCGTCCCGCCCGCAGGGGTGGCCGACCGCCGACAACTTCCGGCTGGTCACCACCGAGGTGCCGACGCCGGGTCCGGGCCAGGTCGTGGTCCGCAACCAGTTCATGTCGGTCGACCCGTACATGCGCGGCCGGATGAACGACGTCAAGTCGTACGTGCCACCGTTCGCGCTGGACGCCCCGCTCGACGGCGGCGCGATCGGTGAGGTGGTGGCCGGCGAGGCCGAGGGCGTCAAGCCCGGCGACGTCGTCCTGCACGGCTTCGGCTGGCGCGAGTACGCGCTCGTCGACGCCCGCGCCGTGCGCAGGGTCGACCCCGGCCTCGCCCCGGTCAGCGCCTACCTGAGCGTGCTCGGCATGACCGGGCTGACCGCGTACGCCGGGCTGCTCGACGTGGCCGCGATGAAGCCGGGCGAGACCGTCTTCGTCTCCGGCGCGGCCGGCGCGGTGGGCAGCATGGTCGGCCAGATCGCGAAGCTGCGCGGCGCCGGCCGGGTGATCGGCAGCGCCGGCTCCCGGGCGAAGGTCGAGCGGCTCACCGCGCTCGGCTTCGACGCCGCCTTCGACTACCACGACGGACCGGTGTACGAGCAGCTCAAGGCCGCCGCCCCGGACGGCGTCGACGTCTACTTCGACAACGTCGGCGCCGACCACCTGGAGGCCGCGATCGGGGCCATGAACCTGCACGGCCGGGCCGCCATCTGCGGCATGATCGCCCAGTACAACGCGACCGAGCCGCCGGCCGCCCCGCGCAACCTGGCGCTGGTGATCGGCAAGCGGCTGACGCTGCGCGGCTTCCTGGTCGGCGACCACGGGCACCTGCGCGAGCAGTTCGTCCAGGAGATGGCCGGCTGGCTGCGCGACGGCCGGCTGTCCTACGACGAGACCGTGGTCGACGGCATCGAGCAGGCGCCCGAGGCGTTCCTCGGCCTGCTGCGCGGCGAGAACCTCGGCAAGATGCTCGTCCGGCTCTGACCGGCGGGCGACCCGGCGGCGGTGGCCGGCCTCACAGGCCGGTCGCCGCCGCCCGCGCGTTGGCTAGGCTTCGGGGCATGACGGTGGCGGTACGGGTCATCCCGTGTCTGGACGTGGATGCCGGTCGGGTGGTCAAGGGGGTCAACTTCCTCGACCTGCGCGACGCCGGCGACCCGGTGGAACTGGCGGCGGCGTACGACCGGGCCGGCGCGGACGAGCTGACGTTCCTCGACGTGACCGCCTCGTCCAGCGACCGGGGCACCATGCTCGACGTGGTGCGGCGCACCGCCGAGTCGGTGTTCATCCCGCTCACCGTCGGCGGCGGCGTCCGGCAGGTCGCCGACGTCGACACGCTTCTGCGGGCCGGGGCGGACAAGGTCGGGGTGAACACCGCGGCGATCGCCCGGCCGGAGCTGATCGCCGAGATCGCCGACCGGTTCGGCCGGCAGGTACTGGTGCTCTCGCTGGACGTCCGACGCGCGCCGGCGGGCACGACGCCGAGCGGCTTCGAGGTGACCACGCACGGTGGTCGTCGGGGCGCCGGCCTGGACGCCGTCGAGTGGGCCGCGCGCGGCGCCGAGCTGGGCGCGGGCGAGATCCTGCTCAACTCGATGGACGCCGACGGCACCAAGACGGGCTTCGACCTGCCATTGATCGAGGCGGTCCGCGCGGTGGTCGAGGTGCCGGTGATCGCCAGCGGTGGCGCGGGCGCGGTGGCGCACTTCCCCCCGGCGGTCGGCGCGGGCGCCGACGCGGTGCTCGCGGCCAGCGTCTTCCACTTCGGCGAGCTGACCGTCGGCGAGGTCAAGGACGCGCTGCGCGGCGCCGGGCACCCGGTGCGCTGACCGCGCGGTCAGGGCCGGCCGGAGTGCCCCTCGGGGGAGCGGCGCGGCATCGGGATCGACCGGACGACATATTCCTGGACGGCGGCGGCGTGGTCGTCCTCGTCCAGGTGCCACTCGGACTCGCCCGGCGGGTGCCGGCGGCTCAGCACGCCCTGCACGGTGTCGACGGTGGTGCCCAACCCGGCGCTGGGCCGGGTGCGCCAGAGCCGCTCACCGTCCGGGGTGACCCGGAACCAGCCGTCGGCGACGCTGACCAGCCCCGCGCCGACGAGCCGGCGGACCGCCCCCTCGACCTCGTGCCGCTCGGGAATGGCCTGGTTGAGGTGGTCGGCGGTGGAGAGGACGTCGGCGAGGCGCACCCCCTCGGGGCGGCGTGTCGCGGCGGCCCGGCGGTGCCGGCCGGCGCCGCTCGCGATGACCAACGCGACGAAGATCCAGGCGTCGCTCCAACGCCATCCGTTCTCCCCCATGCACGAATGATGCCCGGCGACGGCGGCGGAGAAAACACCTGGTTTCGGTGCCGTACGTCGTCGCAGCTCAGGGCCGTCCGGCTCGTCCCATCCCGTGGCGGTCGGCCCGGCGGCGGTCACGTAGCGTAAGCGTCCGCCGGTCGGGTGGGGATGGCGAAGATCGGGATGAACATCTGCGCGAGCGGTCCGATGGCCAGCGCGTAGGCCACGGTGCCGAGCCCGACCGTCCCGCCGAGCAGCCACCCCAGGGCCAGCACGGTGACCTCGATGACGGTCCGGACCAGCCGCACCGACCAGCGCGGGTGGCGGGCGACGAACCCGGTCATCAGACCGTCGCGGGGGCCGGGGCCGAGCCCGGCGCCCAGGTAGAGGCCGGTGGCGGCGCCGTTGGCGACGATGCCGACGACCAGCAGCGCGGCCCGCACCGGCAGGCCCTCGCCCGGCGGCAGGACGGCCAGGGTGGCGTCGACGACCAGCCCGATCACCACGACGTTGCTCACCGTGCCCAGGCCGGGGCGTTGCCGCAGCGGGATCCAGAGCAGCAGCACGAGCGCGCCGACGGCGATGGTGACGGTGCCGAAGGAGAGGCCGGTCTGCCGGGCGAGCCCCTGGTGGAACACGTCCCAGGGGTCCAGGCCGAGCCCGGAGCGGATCATCAGCGCCATGCTCACGCCGTAGAGGGCCAGACCGGCGTAGAGCTGGGTGAGCCGTCGCACCGGCCGGTGCCGGAGATTGCCAAGCTGAGCCATGCATGCCACCCTAGGGGCCAATTGCGGAGTGCAAGGGGGCCAATTCCGGAGGTGTGGCCATGACGACCCAGGTACGCGGTGTCCAATTGGCGCGTCTGCTCGGTCAGTGGCACGCTTTGCCCGGCCGCCGGCGCAGCCCCGACTACGCCGCGCTCGCCGGCGCCGTGCGGGGGCTGCTCGCCGACGGCCGGCTGCCGCTGGGGGTACGCCTGCCGGCCGAGCGCGAGCTGGCGGAGGCGCTGCGGATCAGCCGGACCACCGTCACCGCCGCCTACCGGGAGCTGCGGGAGACCGGCCACCTGGCCAGCCGCCGAGGCGCCGGGAGCTGGACCATGCTGCCGGGCACCCACCGGGTCGCCAGCACCGGCCTGTGGACCCCGCTCGACGACCGGGACATGATCGACCTCGGGGTGGCCGCGCTCTCCGCGCCGGCCCAGCTCGTCCCGGCCGCCCGGGCGGCCGCCGAGGACCTGCCCCGCTACCTCGGCGGCGCCGGCTACCACCCCACCGGCATCATCGAGCTGCGTGAGGCGGTCGCCCGCGGCTACACCGAGCGCGGGCTGCCCACCAGCCCGGAGCAGATCATGGTCACCAGCGGCACCCAGCACGCGCTGGACCTGGTGCTGCGGCTGGCCCTGTCACCCGGAGGCGGGGTGCTGGTCGAGTCGCCCACCTACCCCAACGCGCTCGCCGCGCTCGCCGCCCGCCGGGCCCGGATCACCACCCACGGGCTCTCCGACGACGGCTGGGACGCCGACCTGCTGCTCGGCAGCATCCGGCAGACCCGGCCGAAGCTCGCGTACCTGATCCCGGAGTTCCACAACCCGACCGGTCACCTGATGGCCGCCGACCTGCGCGAGCGGCTGGTGGGCGCGGCGCACGCGGCCGGCACCGACCTGGTGGTGGACGAGTCCTTCG
Coding sequences within it:
- a CDS encoding organic hydroperoxide resistance protein yields the protein MQVLYTASARATGDGRDGHVRTSDGTVELDLAVPKEMGGAGGAANPEQLFAAGYAACFHSALRIVARQAKADVTGSVVEAEVGIGPNGSGGYGLTVTLVVDLPAVERSAAERLVDAAHQVCPYSNATRGNIEVALTVREAL
- a CDS encoding NADP-dependent oxidoreductase, encoding MTVNREIHLASRPQGWPTADNFRLVTTEVPTPGPGQVVVRNQFMSVDPYMRGRMNDVKSYVPPFALDAPLDGGAIGEVVAGEAEGVKPGDVVLHGFGWREYALVDARAVRRVDPGLAPVSAYLSVLGMTGLTAYAGLLDVAAMKPGETVFVSGAAGAVGSMVGQIAKLRGAGRVIGSAGSRAKVERLTALGFDAAFDYHDGPVYEQLKAAAPDGVDVYFDNVGADHLEAAIGAMNLHGRAAICGMIAQYNATEPPAAPRNLALVIGKRLTLRGFLVGDHGHLREQFVQEMAGWLRDGRLSYDETVVDGIEQAPEAFLGLLRGENLGKMLVRL
- a CDS encoding MarR family winged helix-turn-helix transcriptional regulator, coding for MTDDLVLRRQVCFALYAASRALTDVYRPILDAHGLTYPQYLVLLVLWERDDDAPTVSELGAWLRLDSGTLSPLLKRLEAAGLVVRTRSAADERRVEVGLTDRGRALRERMAEVPMRVAMATGLSEAELIGLRDTLTRVTETIHSQKEQ
- a CDS encoding membrane protein YczE; this translates as MAQLGNLRHRPVRRLTQLYAGLALYGVSMALMIRSGLGLDPWDVFHQGLARQTGLSFGTVTIAVGALVLLLWIPLRQRPGLGTVSNVVVIGLVVDATLAVLPPGEGLPVRAALLVVGIVANGAATGLYLGAGLGPGPRDGLMTGFVARHPRWSVRLVRTVIEVTVLALGWLLGGTVGLGTVAYALAIGPLAQMFIPIFAIPTRPADAYAT
- the hisB gene encoding imidazoleglycerol-phosphate dehydratase HisB, yielding MSRTARIERVTNETKVLIEIDLDGTGEADISTGVGFYDHMLNQIARHGGFDLTVHTVGDLEIDAHHTMEDTALALGAAFDRALGDKAGIRRYGSATVPMDEVLVRAAVDLSGRPYVVHDEPALAPYIGPVYPTSMTRHIWESFGQAARITLHVDVLRAARPGGHPDAHHVVEAQFKAVSRALREATALDPRNAGVVPSTKGAL
- the hisF gene encoding imidazole glycerol phosphate synthase subunit HisF is translated as MTVAVRVIPCLDVDAGRVVKGVNFLDLRDAGDPVELAAAYDRAGADELTFLDVTASSSDRGTMLDVVRRTAESVFIPLTVGGGVRQVADVDTLLRAGADKVGVNTAAIARPELIAEIADRFGRQVLVLSLDVRRAPAGTTPSGFEVTTHGGRRGAGLDAVEWAARGAELGAGEILLNSMDADGTKTGFDLPLIEAVRAVVEVPVIASGGAGAVAHFPPAVGAGADAVLAASVFHFGELTVGEVKDALRGAGHPVR
- the hisH gene encoding imidazole glycerol phosphate synthase subunit HisH: MARVVVLDYGSGNLRSAERALERAGADVTVTADLAAAASADGLVVPGVGAFAACMAGIEELGAGPVIADRVAAGRPVLGICVGMQVLFGHGEEHGVVTKGLGLLPGGVTRLPAPRLPHMGWNTVAAPDGSVLFAGLPADARFYFVHSYGVTDPAALAAAGATVTTAHHGADFVAAVERGPLSAAQFHPEKSADTGAALLRNWLGTLE
- a CDS encoding MocR-like transcription factor YczR; translated protein: MTTQVRGVQLARLLGQWHALPGRRRSPDYAALAGAVRGLLADGRLPLGVRLPAERELAEALRISRTTVTAAYRELRETGHLASRRGAGSWTMLPGTHRVASTGLWTPLDDRDMIDLGVAALSAPAQLVPAARAAAEDLPRYLGGAGYHPTGIIELREAVARGYTERGLPTSPEQIMVTSGTQHALDLVLRLALSPGGGVLVESPTYPNALAALAARRARITTHGLSDDGWDADLLLGSIRQTRPKLAYLIPEFHNPTGHLMAADLRERLVGAAHAAGTDLVVDESFVDLPLDGTPLPPPVAVFDRHSRVISIGGMSKPYWGGLRIGWVRASAPQVQRLAAARVGVDMASPVLDQLVAVHLLDQAPAIVTARRAQLAAQRDALVAALAERLPDWRVTVPCGGVTLWAELDGPISSALARAAEEVGVRLAPGPRFGLDGTLERFLRLPFTLPAAELVEAVGRLAAVRYDLDRAGRPQWREPSVIA
- a CDS encoding RidA family protein, with amino-acid sequence MTAGPGELPVDDTAVTRLGSGGPWEALYGYSRVVRAGSLAITAGCTSTVDGRVAHVGDAAAQTAQAIRIGLDALAEVGATPADVVRTRMYVTDRLYVDEVGRAHNAVFGPVRPVATMVVVAGLIDPEHLVEVELEAYLPVG
- a CDS encoding histidinol-phosphate transaminase, whose product is MTTLDDLPIRDDLRGRTPYGAPQLDVPVRLNTNENSYPVPEPVVEAIGKAVAAELRDLNRYPDRDAVALRADLAAYLGHGLTADHVWAANGSNEIQQQLLQAFGGPGRTALGFTPAYSMHPLLALGTGTRWVPGARGADFGLTAADAVAQVRRHRPDVVFLCSPNNPTGTALDPSVVAAVLDEAPGMVVVDEAYAEFARPGTVSALAVLPGHPRLVVTRTMSKAFGFAGGRLGYLAADPAVVEAVQLVRLPYHLSALTQAAARAALAHRDALLGTVAAIKEQRDRIVAALRARGHRVADSDANFVLFAVDGDQGAAWRTLLDAGVLVRDVGLPGWLRVTAGTPAETDAFLTATEKLS
- the priA gene encoding bifunctional 1-(5-phosphoribosyl)-5-((5-phosphoribosylamino)methylideneamino)imidazole-4-carboxamide isomerase/phosphoribosylanthranilate isomerase PriA, which translates into the protein MSLDLLPAVDVADGQAVRLVQGAAGSETAYGDPLEAALAWQSDGAEWIHLVDLDAAFGRGSNAALLAEVVGKLDVKVELSGGIRDDESLRAALGTGATRVNIGTAALEDPQWCDRICGEYGDRVAIGLDVRGRTLSARGWTRDGGDLYEVLARLDAAGAARYVVTDITKDGTMRGPNLDLLREVCARTDAPVIASGGVSTLDDLRALATLEPVGVEGVIAGKALYAGAFTVAEALATLRAGA